Proteins from one Thermotoga sp. SG1 genomic window:
- a CDS encoding ComEC/Rec2 family competence protein, whose amino-acid sequence MILVFFSLCLGALLGALFRFPWYVFFPATVLLWRKNKGVSIAVFFILSGAFLYSLGTLSPGNYELVGLAEGSRVTHVKVFQGEWKKVHSIRMRTSKDGYIYAIGHYDGSIFYPSYLRDLEKPSPRRLREQFSKEVKGTAFSLLFGEKDNAVYRSGLGHFFAVSGLHVGIAFSLYTTLISLFTWRRTYQEFVALLLLIPYVLSVNTPSVLRAYLTILLWKILRTLGFKTTPSYITATVGSLMIVFDPTVLFTSSFLLSFFVTLSILNSKNIFELVVKAYLSSLPFLCLFFGETNISALLFSIPMSFAVIPVTWVSHLSFLLFLLGLKASSMVAADVANIISFPVDVLIKLSNMMPVIPLPKFLFFILIPVPLILLFDIRGIIRRTSDRAIL is encoded by the coding sequence ATGATATTGGTCTTCTTTTCTCTGTGTCTGGGGGCGCTTCTGGGCGCCCTCTTTCGTTTTCCCTGGTATGTGTTCTTTCCCGCTACAGTTCTACTCTGGAGAAAAAACAAAGGGGTTTCCATTGCTGTGTTCTTCATCCTTTCTGGTGCTTTTCTGTATTCACTTGGAACACTTTCACCTGGAAATTACGAACTTGTAGGACTTGCGGAAGGATCCCGTGTGACACATGTGAAGGTGTTTCAGGGAGAGTGGAAAAAAGTCCACTCTATCAGAATGAGAACCTCCAAAGATGGGTACATCTACGCGATAGGACATTACGATGGCAGCATCTTTTATCCATCCTACTTGAGAGATCTGGAGAAACCCTCTCCGAGGAGGTTGAGAGAGCAATTTTCAAAAGAAGTGAAAGGAACAGCCTTTTCTCTTCTCTTTGGAGAGAAAGATAACGCCGTGTACAGAAGTGGACTTGGTCATTTTTTTGCTGTCTCGGGTCTTCATGTGGGAATTGCCTTTTCCCTGTACACAACGCTTATTTCCCTTTTCACATGGAGAAGAACGTATCAGGAATTTGTGGCTCTCCTTCTTCTGATTCCATACGTGCTTTCCGTGAACACCCCCTCTGTTTTGAGAGCCTATCTGACCATACTGCTCTGGAAAATTCTCAGGACGCTTGGTTTCAAAACAACTCCCTCTTATATAACGGCAACGGTGGGGTCTTTGATGATCGTTTTTGACCCCACCGTTCTTTTCACTTCCTCTTTTCTTTTGTCCTTTTTTGTGACACTGAGTATCCTGAACTCAAAGAACATTTTTGAACTCGTCGTGAAAGCCTACCTTTCTTCTCTTCCATTTCTCTGTCTTTTCTTCGGAGAAACGAACATTTCGGCACTTCTTTTCTCCATTCCGATGTCTTTTGCCGTGATACCTGTTACATGGGTTTCTCATCTTTCCTTCCTTCTTTTTCTGCTGGGGCTGAAGGCTTCATCGATGGTGGCAGCAGACGTGGCAAACATCATATCTTTTCCTGTGGATGTACTCATAAAACTTTCGAACATGATGCCCGTCATTCCTCTTCCGAAGTTTCTGTTCTTTATCCTGATTCCGGTTCCTTTGATTCTTCTCTTTGACATTCGGGGCATAATCCGTAGAACTTCAGATCGTGCCATTTTATGA
- the dapF gene encoding diaminopimelate epimerase produces MVCYSANGNTFLMVDNTEKRISENEKPDFVRNHAGDLDGVIFVEKLGEKFFMDYYNRDGSMATFCGNGARAFSQYLIDRGWVKQRRFTFLSRAGEIKVFLDDGIWVRMPDVSEVKELEVDGYRGHFVVVGVPHFILEVRNVDEVDVEKLGRFLRHKTNANVDFYEVAQGFLKVRTYERGVERETKACGTGVTAVFFVHHSRTGSKEMRVLVPGGTLFLREDNGEIYLKGDVKRCSEE; encoded by the coding sequence GTGGTTTGCTATTCTGCGAATGGGAACACCTTCCTGATGGTAGACAACACCGAAAAAAGGATCTCCGAGAACGAAAAACCAGATTTTGTACGAAACCATGCGGGAGATCTGGATGGTGTGATATTCGTAGAAAAGTTGGGTGAGAAGTTCTTCATGGATTATTACAATCGCGATGGAAGCATGGCAACCTTCTGTGGAAACGGTGCCCGGGCTTTTTCGCAGTATCTGATAGACAGAGGATGGGTGAAACAGAGAAGATTCACCTTTCTTTCAAGAGCGGGGGAAATAAAGGTTTTCCTGGACGATGGAATCTGGGTGAGGATGCCTGACGTTTCGGAAGTGAAAGAACTCGAAGTGGACGGTTACAGGGGACATTTTGTGGTGGTGGGGGTTCCCCATTTCATTTTAGAAGTGAGAAACGTGGATGAAGTGGATGTGGAAAAACTCGGAAGGTTCTTGAGGCACAAAACCAATGCCAACGTCGATTTTTATGAGGTTGCCCAGGGCTTCCTGAAGGTAAGAACGTACGAACGTGGTGTGGAGAGGGAAACGAAAGCCTGTGGAACCGGTGTAACGGCCGTTTTCTTCGTGCACCATAGCAGAACGGGTTCTAAGGAGATGAGAGTTCTGGTACCCGGAGGAACACTTTTTCTCAGAGAAGATAATGGGGAAATCTATTTGAAGGGGGATGTGAAAAGATGTTCAGAGGAGTAG
- the rimP gene encoding ribosome maturation factor RimP translates to MFEEMIVEKVRKEAEKIAEKQGLEIFDIQYRRESRGWVLRVVIDNPVGYVSVRDCELFSRELERFLDREDLIEHSYTLEVSSPGLDRPLRGPKDYQRFTGKLAKIITKDGKTFIGRIESFVDGIITISDERGKHEINIEDVRKANLEIEF, encoded by the coding sequence ATGTTCGAGGAGATGATTGTAGAAAAGGTTAGAAAAGAAGCGGAAAAAATTGCTGAAAAGCAAGGACTGGAAATCTTCGACATACAGTACAGAAGAGAAAGCAGAGGTTGGGTTCTCAGGGTCGTGATAGACAACCCGGTGGGATACGTGAGCGTGAGAGACTGCGAACTATTTTCCAGAGAACTGGAGAGGTTTCTGGATAGAGAAGATCTTATAGAGCATTCGTACACTCTTGAAGTGTCTTCTCCTGGACTCGACAGACCCTTGAGGGGTCCGAAAGATTATCAGAGATTCACCGGGAAACTTGCGAAAATCATCACAAAAGATGGAAAAACGTTCATAGGAAGAATCGAATCCTTCGTTGATGGAATAATAACCATCTCCGATGAAAGGGGGAAACACGAGATAAACATCGAAGATGTGAGGAAGGCAAATCTGGAAATAGAATTTTAA
- the dapB gene encoding 4-hydroxy-tetrahydrodipicolinate reductase: MKYGIVGYSGRMGQEIQKVFSEKGHELVLKVDVNGKEIKDSPDVIVDFSSADALPGTVDLCRRYKSALVLGTTALKEEHFEMLKELSKEVPVVQSYNFSIGINVLKRFLSELSKVLSDWDVEVVEAHHRFKKDAPSGTAILLKKALGKEVPIHSLRIGGIPGDHVVVFGNVGETIEIKHRAISRTVFAIGALKAAEFLVGREPGFYSFEKIVFGGE, translated from the coding sequence ATGAAGTATGGAATCGTGGGGTACTCCGGGCGCATGGGGCAGGAAATTCAAAAAGTCTTTTCCGAGAAGGGACACGAACTCGTCTTAAAGGTAGATGTGAACGGCAAAGAGATAAAAGACTCACCCGACGTGATCGTGGACTTTTCCTCGGCGGATGCTTTACCAGGAACCGTTGATCTGTGTAGAAGATACAAATCTGCCCTTGTTCTGGGGACCACTGCCTTGAAGGAAGAACATTTCGAGATGCTGAAAGAACTTTCAAAAGAAGTTCCCGTTGTTCAGTCTTACAATTTCTCCATAGGGATAAACGTTCTGAAAAGGTTCCTTTCAGAACTTTCGAAGGTTCTTTCAGATTGGGACGTGGAGGTTGTGGAGGCGCACCATCGCTTCAAGAAGGACGCCCCCTCCGGAACAGCGATCCTTCTGAAAAAAGCTCTGGGAAAGGAAGTTCCCATTCACTCTTTGAGGATCGGAGGAATCCCCGGTGATCATGTGGTCGTGTTTGGAAACGTGGGTGAGACGATAGAGATAAAGCACAGGGCGATCTCCCGAACAGTTTTCGCCATAGGAGCATTGAAAGCCGCTGAATTTCTTGTTGGAAGAGAACCTGGTTTTTACAGTTTCGAAAAGATCGTGTTTGGAGGTGAATGA
- a CDS encoding 2,3-bisphosphoglycerate-independent phosphoglycerate mutase, with product MLDKQEFVSKLVTTNDTKIVLLVMDGLGDIPVNGKTPLQAASTPNLDSLAKESDLGQTVPVLPGITPGSGPGHLSLFGYNPIKYQIGRGILEALGIGVEVGEKDVVARANFATWDGNVVLDRRAGRPATEESAKVVQLLSEKIKKIEDVEITFYPGKEHRFVVKFTGEGLGDRVTDADPQKEGHPMVWAEGLDEPSKKTARIANELIKKIAEVLKDNPKINFALIRGFSKYPDLPKFPEIYKLRAGAIATYPMYRGLAKLVGMEIIETGQTVEDEINTLKEKWNDFDFFYVHVKKTDSYGEDGKFDEKVKVIEEVDRVIPEILTLKPDVLVITGDHSTPVPLKAHSWHPVPLLIWSRYTRRGLSQAFNEFECARGTLGTIHASDVMTLALAHAGRLEKFGA from the coding sequence ATGCTTGATAAACAGGAGTTCGTCTCAAAACTTGTAACGACAAACGATACGAAGATAGTCCTGCTTGTGATGGACGGCCTTGGAGACATTCCAGTGAACGGCAAGACTCCCCTTCAGGCAGCCAGCACACCAAATCTTGACAGCTTGGCAAAAGAGAGCGACCTTGGCCAGACCGTTCCCGTTCTTCCCGGCATCACTCCTGGAAGCGGTCCTGGACACCTTTCTCTTTTTGGATACAACCCCATAAAGTATCAGATAGGAAGAGGCATTCTTGAGGCGCTGGGTATAGGTGTTGAAGTTGGTGAAAAAGATGTTGTTGCCAGAGCGAACTTTGCAACCTGGGACGGGAACGTGGTGCTCGACAGAAGGGCAGGAAGGCCTGCCACGGAAGAATCCGCGAAGGTGGTTCAGCTTCTTTCAGAAAAGATCAAGAAGATCGAGGACGTAGAGATCACGTTCTATCCCGGTAAAGAACACAGGTTCGTGGTGAAGTTCACCGGTGAAGGTCTTGGTGACAGGGTAACGGACGCAGATCCCCAGAAAGAAGGGCATCCGATGGTCTGGGCAGAAGGACTGGATGAACCTTCGAAGAAGACGGCAAGGATCGCCAACGAACTGATCAAGAAGATAGCAGAGGTTCTGAAAGACAACCCGAAGATAAACTTTGCCCTCATCAGAGGATTTTCCAAATATCCTGATCTTCCCAAATTCCCGGAGATCTACAAGTTGAGGGCTGGAGCCATCGCAACCTATCCGATGTACAGGGGTCTTGCGAAACTTGTGGGAATGGAGATAATTGAAACAGGACAGACCGTCGAAGATGAAATCAACACTCTGAAAGAAAAATGGAACGATTTCGATTTCTTCTACGTCCACGTGAAGAAAACGGACTCTTACGGCGAAGACGGAAAGTTCGATGAAAAGGTGAAGGTGATAGAGGAAGTTGACAGGGTGATACCGGAGATCCTGACACTGAAACCAGATGTTCTTGTGATCACAGGAGATCATTCCACACCCGTTCCACTGAAGGCCCACAGTTGGCATCCCGTTCCTCTTCTCATCTGGTCCAGATACACAAGAAGAGGCTTGTCTCAGGCCTTCAACGAATTCGAGTGCGCAAGAGGTACCCTTGGAACGATACATGCCAGCGACGTCATGACACTCGCTCTTGCGCACGCTGGAAGGCTGGAAAAGTTCGGAGCATGA
- a CDS encoding Fur family transcriptional regulator — translation MYEELRNELKKRKYRITAQREMILKIFLESKGRHLGVDEVYRELLNRNVRISKATVYRAVELLVELGFLRKLNFGEGLYRYELIDRSTRESHQHVICQRCGKIVEINSEQVKKIVSDISEKTGYVIKWHDLKFYGLCPECQREESKEPESG, via the coding sequence ATGTACGAAGAACTGAGAAATGAATTGAAAAAAAGGAAATACAGAATCACCGCTCAGAGGGAAATGATCCTCAAGATCTTTCTCGAGTCCAAAGGAAGGCATCTGGGTGTGGATGAAGTCTATCGGGAACTTTTGAACAGAAACGTCAGGATAAGCAAAGCCACAGTTTACAGAGCGGTGGAACTTCTGGTCGAACTTGGGTTCTTGAGAAAGTTAAACTTCGGAGAAGGACTGTACAGATATGAACTCATAGATCGAAGCACACGTGAATCGCATCAGCATGTGATCTGTCAGAGATGTGGAAAAATAGTCGAGATCAACTCAGAGCAGGTCAAAAAGATCGTGTCGGACATTTCAGAAAAGACGGGGTACGTCATAAAATGGCACGATCTGAAGTTCTACGGATTATGCCCCGAATGTCAAAGAGAAGAATCAAAGGAACCGGAATCAGGATAA
- a CDS encoding aspartate-semialdehyde dehydrogenase, protein MKVGVVGATGEVGRAMVKVLEEFNVPVTELRLFASERSVGKEIEFRGEKIKVELLTEEAMKWNCDYFLFSAGASVSRKFAPIAAENGVTVIDNSSAFRMEKDIPLVVPEVNAHLLKGYTGIIANPNCSTIQMILSIYKLHEVYGIEEIFVATYQSVSGAGHKGIEELLSQERGESVVRVFPKPIHRNVIPLIGDVQDNLFTQEEMKMINETRKILNDYSIRVYPTTVRVPVLYGHSEAVMVRLKRPFESLEKVKEIIASGEDVVVTDDLVTAVDVARKNETYVCRLRQGDERSILFWNVADNIRVGAATNAVRILLKHAEMNGRM, encoded by the coding sequence ATGAAAGTAGGAGTGGTAGGTGCTACGGGAGAAGTTGGACGAGCGATGGTAAAGGTTCTTGAAGAGTTCAACGTTCCGGTTACAGAACTCAGGCTGTTTGCTTCCGAAAGATCCGTGGGAAAAGAGATTGAGTTCAGAGGAGAAAAGATAAAAGTAGAACTCCTCACAGAGGAAGCGATGAAGTGGAATTGTGATTACTTTCTGTTCTCGGCGGGTGCAAGCGTTTCACGAAAATTTGCACCCATAGCCGCTGAAAACGGAGTTACGGTGATCGACAATTCTTCTGCTTTCAGAATGGAAAAGGACATACCCCTCGTTGTTCCCGAAGTGAACGCTCATCTACTCAAGGGGTACACCGGTATAATAGCAAATCCCAACTGTTCCACGATACAGATGATCTTGTCCATATACAAGTTGCACGAAGTTTATGGAATAGAAGAGATCTTTGTGGCGACATACCAGTCTGTTTCTGGAGCAGGTCACAAGGGTATCGAAGAACTTCTGTCCCAGGAAAGAGGCGAGAGTGTTGTTAGGGTGTTTCCAAAGCCGATTCACAGAAATGTCATTCCCCTCATAGGGGATGTTCAGGACAATCTCTTTACGCAGGAAGAGATGAAGATGATAAACGAAACAAGGAAGATCCTCAACGATTACTCGATAAGGGTTTATCCAACAACCGTAAGGGTTCCTGTTCTTTACGGTCACTCCGAAGCGGTTATGGTGAGGTTGAAGAGACCGTTTGAGTCACTGGAGAAGGTGAAAGAGATCATAGCATCGGGAGAAGATGTTGTTGTGACGGATGATCTGGTGACTGCCGTTGACGTTGCCAGAAAGAACGAAACGTATGTCTGCAGACTGAGGCAGGGAGATGAACGTTCCATCTTGTTCTGGAACGTGGCGGACAACATCCGTGTGGGAGCCGCAACCAATGCAGTGAGGATCTTACTGAAGCACGCTGAAATGAACGGAAGGATGTGA
- the dapA gene encoding 4-hydroxy-tetrahydrodipicolinate synthase: MFRGVGTAIVTPFKNGELDLEAYERLVRYQLDGGVSALIVLGTTGEAPTVNDDERERLVSKTLEIVDGKIPVIVGAGTNSTEKTLKLVKQAEKLGADGVLIVTPYYNKPTQEGIYQHYKYISERTDLKIIVYNVPGRTGVNVLPETAARIASDLKNVVGIKEANGDIDQIDRTVTLTKSARSDFMVWSGNDDRTFYLLCAGGDGVISVASNVAPKQMSDLCAEFFGGNIERAREIHRKLRPLMKTLFVETNPIPVKAALSLMGYVENELRLPLVSASEKTVELLKGVLRESGLL, translated from the coding sequence ATGTTCAGAGGAGTAGGAACTGCGATCGTCACACCTTTCAAAAACGGAGAACTTGATCTGGAGGCTTACGAGAGACTGGTCAGGTACCAACTTGATGGTGGCGTGAGTGCGCTGATCGTTCTTGGAACGACAGGAGAAGCTCCCACGGTGAACGATGACGAGAGGGAAAGACTTGTCTCAAAAACTCTCGAAATCGTTGATGGAAAGATTCCCGTTATTGTGGGTGCTGGGACGAATTCCACAGAGAAAACCCTAAAACTTGTCAAACAGGCAGAAAAACTCGGAGCCGACGGTGTGCTCATAGTCACTCCCTATTACAACAAACCCACTCAGGAAGGGATCTACCAACACTACAAATACATCTCAGAAAGAACAGACCTGAAGATCATCGTCTACAACGTTCCAGGAAGAACAGGGGTGAACGTTCTTCCGGAAACCGCTGCAAGGATAGCATCCGATCTCAAGAACGTTGTCGGAATAAAAGAGGCTAATGGAGATATCGACCAGATAGACAGAACAGTCACCCTTACCAAGAGCGCAAGAAGTGATTTCATGGTTTGGTCTGGAAACGATGACAGAACGTTCTATTTGCTGTGTGCAGGTGGAGACGGTGTGATCTCTGTGGCCTCCAATGTGGCGCCAAAACAGATGTCTGATCTTTGTGCCGAGTTCTTCGGCGGAAACATCGAAAGGGCAAGGGAGATCCACAGAAAACTCAGACCGCTCATGAAGACCCTCTTTGTGGAAACGAACCCAATACCTGTGAAGGCCGCTCTTTCTCTCATGGGTTACGTGGAAAACGAGTTGAGGCTACCTCTTGTTTCTGCAAGTGAAAAGACGGTGGAGCTCCTCAAGGGAGTCCTCAGGGAGAGTGGTCTGTTATGA
- the nusA gene encoding transcription termination factor NusA, with protein sequence MNIGLLEALDQLEEEKGISKEEVIPILEKALVSAYRKNFGSSKNVEVVIDRNTGNIKVYQLLEVVENVEDPTTQISLEEAKKLDPTVEIGSIIRKELDVRNFGRIAAQTAKQVLIQRIRELEKEKQFEKYSELKGTVTTAEVIRVTSDWADIRIGKLETRLPRKEWIPGEEIKPGDLVKVYIIDVVKTTKGPKILVSRRMPEFVIGLMKLEIPEIENGIVEIKAIAREPGVRTKVAVISNNPNVDPIGACIGEGGSRIAAILRELKGEKLDVLKWSDDPKQLIANALAPATVIEVEILDKENRAARVLVPPTQLSLAIGKGGQNARLAAKLTGWKIDIKPIMNL encoded by the coding sequence ATGAATATAGGCTTACTCGAGGCTCTGGATCAGCTTGAGGAGGAGAAAGGAATATCCAAAGAAGAGGTTATTCCCATTCTGGAAAAGGCCCTGGTGAGCGCCTACAGGAAGAATTTTGGAAGTTCAAAAAATGTCGAAGTAGTGATAGACCGAAACACCGGAAACATAAAGGTGTATCAGTTACTCGAAGTGGTGGAAAACGTGGAAGACCCGACCACTCAGATATCTCTGGAAGAGGCAAAGAAACTCGACCCAACAGTGGAGATAGGTTCGATCATCAGAAAAGAACTTGATGTTAGAAACTTTGGAAGGATCGCAGCCCAAACCGCAAAACAGGTGCTCATTCAGAGGATCAGAGAACTGGAGAAGGAAAAACAGTTCGAAAAGTACTCAGAACTCAAAGGAACGGTTACAACTGCTGAAGTGATAAGGGTCACGAGCGATTGGGCAGACATCCGAATTGGAAAACTGGAAACCAGGCTTCCAAGGAAAGAATGGATCCCCGGTGAGGAAATAAAGCCGGGAGACCTGGTGAAGGTCTATATCATCGACGTGGTGAAAACGACAAAAGGCCCAAAGATTCTCGTAAGCAGAAGGATGCCTGAGTTCGTCATCGGACTCATGAAACTGGAAATTCCGGAGATAGAAAATGGCATCGTGGAAATAAAAGCCATCGCCAGAGAACCTGGTGTGAGAACGAAAGTTGCCGTGATATCCAACAATCCAAATGTCGATCCGATAGGTGCGTGCATAGGTGAGGGTGGCTCCAGGATCGCAGCCATACTCAGAGAACTCAAAGGCGAAAAACTGGACGTATTGAAATGGTCAGACGATCCAAAGCAGCTCATAGCGAACGCCCTAGCTCCTGCCACCGTCATAGAAGTGGAGATCCTCGACAAAGAAAACAGAGCAGCGCGTGTACTTGTACCGCCAACGCAGCTCTCTCTTGCCATAGGAAAAGGTGGTCAAAACGCCAGACTCGCAGCAAAACTCACAGGATGGAAGATAGATATCAAACCCATTATGAACCTATGA